The sequence ATGAAAGCTATTGTTATAGATGATGAACTTCGTGCAAGGAGAATTTTAAAAACCCTTTTGAAGGAAAACTGTCCACAAATAAATGTTGTCGGAGAAGCTGAAAATGTACCTGATGCCGTACAACTCATTCACAAAACAAATCCAGATATTGTTTTTTCAGATATAGAAATGCCAGAATATTCTGGCTTTGAGTTGCTAAAATTTATTTCCAATATTGATTTTGCGCTTGTTTTCGTAACAGCGTATCAAGAATATGCCATTCGTGCTTTTGAAGTTTCGGCAGTAGATTATTTACTAAAGCCTATAGAAACTGAACTTTTGAAAAAAGCTGTCGAAAAAGTAGAAAAACGCTTAGAAATAACAGGTAATCTTCAAAACAATCAAAAAATGGAAACGTTGAGAGAAAACCTAAAAGGCGAATATCTCACTCGTTTTGCACTTCCTATGGCAGACGGACTTATGTTTGTGGAAGCTGATGATATTATGTATCTGATTGCAGAAGGTTCTTACACAGAAATTGTTTTTTCAGACAAAAAACGTGTTCTGATTACCAAAAAAATCAAATATTTTGAAGAAAATTTAGTTAATCCGTGTTTTTTTCGTTCGCATCGTTCGTATATTGTCAATCTAAATAAAATAAGTCAGTATATCCGAACAGGAAATTATATTGTAATGGACGATGGTTTTAAGGCTAGTTTAGCACGAGACCGAAAAGACGACTTTTTGAAAATATATCAAGGATAAGATGCAATCAGTAGAACCTATCATTACAGCTCACTTATTTCCAAAATTAGACGAAGCTCTTATAAAGCTGCTTAAATCTTTGTCATTAGAAGAATGGAATAGGAAAACAATAGTTCCTAAATGGACAGTCAAAGATATTGCCGTTCATCTTTTAGATGGAAATATTCGTGCTTTGTCTATGCTTAGAGACAGCTATTTGGGACAAGATGCTCCGAAAATAAACTCTTATCAAGATTTAGTAAATTATCTGAATGAACTAAATGCTGACTGGATAAAGGCAATGAAAAGGGTAAGTCCTGTTGTGCTTATCGATTTGTTAGAAAAAACAGGAAAAGAGTACA is a genomic window of Bernardetia sp. containing:
- a CDS encoding LytR/AlgR family response regulator transcription factor; its protein translation is MKAIVIDDELRARRILKTLLKENCPQINVVGEAENVPDAVQLIHKTNPDIVFSDIEMPEYSGFELLKFISNIDFALVFVTAYQEYAIRAFEVSAVDYLLKPIETELLKKAVEKVEKRLEITGNLQNNQKMETLRENLKGEYLTRFALPMADGLMFVEADDIMYLIAEGSYTEIVFSDKKRVLITKKIKYFEENLVNPCFFRSHRSYIVNLNKISQYIRTGNYIVMDDGFKASLARDRKDDFLKIYQG